AAGATGGCTCGCGACCAACGGGAGCGCCAACCGAAGGGGTATACAAGTCACGAAGTGACCGCCCCACGCGTAGTGGGCCCGTCCGGCAGGACAGAGCGCCTTTCGCACCTACCCAGCCACACCCACCACGCTCAACATCCTCCCCGCAACACCCTTCTCCCCACGATGCGAAAAGTACTTCATCTCCCCCACCGGATCCACCGCACAAGCCGTACACTCACCCACCACGGTGATCCGCTCCTCCCCTACACCAGCCTCCACCAACTGCCTGCGATTAGCCTCCCAAAGATCCAGATACAGTTTCCCCTCCTCCTCCGCGGCACCCACCCGAAAAAGCTCCTCCCCATACCCAAATCGCTCCCCAAACTCCCGGCGCACCTCCCCACCCACCGAGTAGCAGCAAGCCCCGATACTCGGCCCCACCGCCGCCTCCAGGTCCTCCACCCGCGACCCATACTCCGCCACCATCATCGCCACCCCGCGCTCCACAATCTTCGCCACCGTACCCCGCCACCCCGCATGAAACGCCCCCACCGCCCTCTTCTCCCGATCCACCACCAGCACCGGAACGCAATCCGCCGTCCCCACCCCCAGCAGCACGCCCGACACATTCGTAATCAACCCATCCCCCTCCAGCACCGCCCTCCCCTCCGCAGTCTGCAGCCTCCCTTCCAGCGCCCCGTCCCCCTCCCGAACCCCCAGCACAACATCTGAGTGAATCTGCCTCAATCCCACCAGCAACGAACCACGTCCCTGCACCAGATCACCATCAACACACCGCACAAAACGCACCCGATTTTCCACCACCGAAACCGCCTCATCCTCCTTCGTCCACCCCAGATTCAGCGTTTTTCCCCCATAAACCGAAGAAACACCCCCACCCCGCGTACTGAACCCATGCCGCAACCACCCCAGCCCCTCCCACGCCTCAACCCGCACCACCTCAATCTGCTCACTCACGCTAACTCCTTTA
The nucleotide sequence above comes from Tunturibacter empetritectus. Encoded proteins:
- the pgeF gene encoding peptidoglycan editing factor PgeF, translated to MSEQIEVVRVEAWEGLGWLRHGFSTRGGGVSSVYGGKTLNLGWTKEDEAVSVVENRVRFVRCVDGDLVQGRGSLLVGLRQIHSDVVLGVREGDGALEGRLQTAEGRAVLEGDGLITNVSGVLLGVGTADCVPVLVVDREKRAVGAFHAGWRGTVAKIVERGVAMMVAEYGSRVEDLEAAVGPSIGACCYSVGGEVRREFGERFGYGEELFRVGAAEEEGKLYLDLWEANRRQLVEAGVGEERITVVGECTACAVDPVGEMKYFSHRGEKGVAGRMLSVVGVAG